Proteins encoded by one window of Arachis hypogaea cultivar Tifrunner chromosome 1, arahy.Tifrunner.gnm2.J5K5, whole genome shotgun sequence:
- the LOC140183679 gene encoding uncharacterized protein: protein MVFNVFKAMSYPKEAIGERMMVDTVEQIVQGVLEEEQYEGIMELEQQAPREEPPQGTMESSIMTNHKDNNEEEALKLELKTLPPSLKYAYLVIVFTHHATLKYLLTKQESKPRLIRWILLLQEFDIEIKDRSEAENKVADHLSRILQEEEGAHHLAVNESFPDEQLMMIQETPWIADIANFKAIGELPTNINKHIKRKLIKDAKYDIWDEPYLFKKCANGILRRCISHGEGQEVLWQCHGSAYGGHFSGEITVAKVLQCGFYLPSIFKDAKDLVSRCDECQRAGNLPRNNEMPQRFIMELELFDVWGIDFMGPFPSSY from the exons atggtcttcaatgtctttaAGGCAATGAGTTATCCCAAGGAAGCAATAGGAGAACGCATGATGGTGGACACCGTAGAACAAATAGTCCAAGGAGTTTTGGAAGAAGAGCAATATGAAGGAATTATGGAATTGGAGCAACAAGCACCACGTGAAGAACCACCACAAGGAACCATGGAAAGTTCAATCATGACAAACCACAAAGACAACAATGAAGAAGAGGCACTAAAACTAGAGCTAAAAACCCTACCTCCAAGCTTGAAATATGCCTATCTAG taattgtattcactcATCATGcaacactcaaatacttgcttacaaAACAAGAATCCAAGCCAAGGCTTATAAGATGGATCCTACTACTCCAAGAGTTTGACATCgaaattaaggacaggagtgAAGCAGAGAACAAAGttgctgaccacctctcaaggatcctaCAAGAGGAAGAAGGAGCACACCATCTTgcagtgaatgaaagcttcccggatgaacaattgatgatgatacaaGAGACCCCTTGGATTGCTGACATAGCCAATTTCAAGGCCattggggaactaccaaccaacatcaacaaacatATAAAGAGAAAGCTCATCAAAGATGCCAAATACGAtatctgggatgaaccatacttGTTTAAAAAGTGTGCTAATGGGATCTTAAGGAGGTGTATATCCCATGGAGAAGGACAAGAGGTGCTTTGGCAATGtcatggatctgcatatggaggccactttAGTGGAGAAATAACAGTAGCCAAGGTGCTCCAATGTGGATTCTATTTGCCAAGCATTTTCAAGGATGCAAAGGACttggtgtcaaggtgtgatgaatgccaGAGGGCTGGAAATTTACCTAGGaataatgagatgccacagagatTTATAATGGAGCTAGAACTAttcgatgtatgggggattgacttcatggggcctttcccatccTCCTACTGA